Sequence from the Hamadaea flava genome:
GGTCGGCGCGGGCCTGATGGCCTCGCAGCTGGCGCTGCTGTTCGCCCGCCGGCTCGAGGTGCCCGTCGTGATCACCGACCTCGACCAGGAGCGGGTCGACAAGGGCCTGGCCTACGTCCAGGCCGAGATCGCCAAGTCGGTGGCCAAGGGGCGGCTCACCGAGCTGAAGGCGGCCAAGCTGCGGACCCTCGTCACGGGCACCGTGGACAAGGCGGCCGGATTCGCCGACGCCGACTTCGTCATCGAGGCCGTCTTCGAGGAACTCGGCGTCAAGAAGAAGGTCTGGGCCGAGATCGAGGAGATCGTCTCGCCGGAGACGATCCTCGCGACCAACACCTCCTCGCTGTCGGTCAGCGCGATGGGCGCCGACCTGAAGCACCCGGAGCGCCTGGTCGGCTTCCACTTCTTCAACCCGGTCGCAGTGATGCCGCTGCTGGAGATCATCCGCGCCGAGCACACGAACGACGTCACCCTGGCGACCGCGTTCGCCCTGGGCAAGCAGCTCAAGAAGTCGTGCGTACTGGTGAAGGACGCGCCCGCGTTCGTCTTCAACCGCATCCTGACCCGGTTCTTCGGCGAGATCTACAACGCCATCGACCTGGGTACTCCGCTGGAGGTGGCCAACACCGCGCTCGACCCGCTCGGCCTGCCGATGCGGCCGCTGGAGCTGCTCCAGCTGGTCGGCCCGGCGGTCGCCGCCCACGTCGGCAAGACGATGCACGTGGCGTACCCGGAGCGGTTCAAGGTCTCCCCCAGCATGGAGAAGATCGTGGCCGCCGGGCAGCCGCTGCTGGTCGACGACGAGATCAACCCGGCCGTGGTCGAGTTGCTGGCGGGCGGGCAGACCCCGCTCACCTCCGACGAGGTACGCGAGCGCGCGCTCGCGGCCCTGGCCGAGGAGATCCGGATCATGCTGGACGAGGGCGTGGTGGCCGACTCGGCCGACATCGACCTGTGCCTCATCCTCGGTGGCGGCTGGCCGTTCTGGCTCGGCGGCATCACGCCGTACCTGGACCGGACCGGCGTCTCCGAGAAGGTCACCGGTCGCCGGTTCGCCCCGGCGGGCGTCGCGACGCTGCCCGCATGAGCTGACTGCACTCCTGGCGGCTCGCGCAAGCGTTCCCCAGCCCATCCCCTTCCCGCCGCGCGGCTCCCCGTGAGCCGCGCGGCACTTTTCTGCGCCCGTTGGGCGGCGGGCTTCCTCGTCGCGTCCGGCGGAGAAACCCGCCGTAGAGTCGATCTCGTGACGATCGTGGACGCCTGCCTCCGGGACGGCCGCGGCGGTTCGCCGACCACGGTGCTGGCCGAGGCGGGCCTGGCCGATGCCGAGCGCCGGGCGATAGCCATCCACAATGGAACGTCGCACGCCGTCTTCGTCGACGTACGCCAGACCGACGTAGCCCTTCGATTCTTCACCAGCGCCGGCGAACTTCCGGCGTGCGGGCACGGAACGGTCGCGGCGTTGGCGTACCTGGCCGACCGATTCGGCGAGCGGGACTTCCAGCTGCGTACGCGCGACCGGTCGTTCGTCGGCCGAGCGACCGACCACGGGTACTGGTTCGACGCCGGTCCGGTCGACCTTCGGGAACCGGCTCCGGCGGAGTGCGACGGCGTACTCGCGGCGCTGGGCGCGACCCCAGCAGGCGGACTGTGCGTCGCCTCCGTCGGGCGGCCGCGCCTGCTCGTCCCGGTCGCCACACCGACGGTCCTCGCCGGACTGACGCCTGACCTCGACCGGCTCCGGACCGTGTGCGACCACTTAGGACTACTCGGCTGCTACGTCTACAGCGTTCCATCGGGCGGCCGGGCGGCGGCCCGGATGTTCGCCCCGTCGATCGGCGTACCGGAGGACATCGCCAACGCCAACAGCACCAGCTGCCTGGCGGCGTACCTGGCTCGGGACGGGGAGGCCGCCATCACGGTGGACATGGGCGACGCTTTGGGCGTACCAGCTGCTATTGAAGCTGAAGCGCGGCGGACCGGAGTCTGGGTCGGCGGCGCGGCGGCCCTCAGGTAGGCAGGCCGTTCTCCCCGGCCAGGACGCCGAGCGCGGTGGCCAGCTGGACCCGCTGGTCGGCCGAGAGCGAAGCGGTCAGCTCGGCGTCGAGATCCTGCGCGAGCTTGGCGCACTGCGTGAGCAGCTTGCGCCCCCGCGCGGTCAGCGTGAGCACCATGCGCCGCCGGTCACCGGCATCCCTCGTCCGCGCGATCGCCCCGATCGCCTCCAGATGATCCGCGAGCGTGACCATCAGGCTGGGCGCGACCCCCGTCAGGCCCGCCAGCTCCTGCTGGCTGGCGGGCGGCCCGGCGGCGAGCGCGGTCAGCACGCCGACGTGCTTAGGCTTGAGATCCAGGTCGGCGATCTTCGCCGTGAACCGGTCCGTGACCAGCGCGCCCAGCGTGCCGAGCCGGAAGGTCACGGTCGCCGGCATTCCGATGTCGCTCACGCGGGTAATGCTAGGCCCGCCCGTTCGCGTGCTCCGGCGGACGCCGCCGCGACCAGCCCGAACGCGCTGATCGCCAGGGCCGTCCGGAGAAGGTGGAAGGTCACCCACGGACTTTCGAACGCCTCGCGGAGCGCGGCCGGATCGCCGGCCTCGGTCAGCTGACCGTTCAGGGGAACGTTGCCCAGCAAGGTCACCGCGACAGTCGCCACCGAGCAGGCGAGCGCGGCGGCGAGCAGGATCGCGGTACGCCGCTGCGCACGGTGCATGACCAGGGCGGCGATGCCGAGCACCACCGGACCGGCGAAGATCAGCGCGAACGGGACGCTCGGCGTGGCCTCGTTCACCGAGCGCATGGCCTCGACGAAGGTCTTGTCATCCGTCCCGGCGAGACCGGGCATCACCGTGAGCGCGTACGCGACACAGAACCCCGCGTACAGGCCGGACAGGATCGTGGCGAGCCCCAGAACCCAGGTACGCGTCCGCATGATCACGCCACCGCCAGGTAGACCGCGGACGCCAGGTGCACGGTCGCGCCGACCGTCGACGCGACCGTCATGCCCCAGATGCGCCGCCGGAACCCGATGACGCCGTCACCCGCCTGTACCAGCCCCAGCAGCACCAACAACGCGGTCAACGCCACGCCCTCCGGTCGCGTCGCGAAGAGGACCAGCGCCATCGCACTCAACGGAACCGCGCGGACGGCGTACATCTGGGCGAAGTACGTCACGCCGGGCGTCACCGCCGCCGCCGGACCGATCGCGAGAGTCGGCCGGGCCACCCCCAGTACGCCCGCCGCCCCAGCCCCAAGCGCGAGCAGGGCGTTCAGGATCAGAATCGCAGTCATCACGCATCTCCAGAATCATTCTGTAACTGAATGATTCAAAGTATGAATGATTTTGCTCGCACCGTCAACCCCCGCTGATCGACGGCACGAGTGCACTGGTGTCGGCGGTCGGTTGCGCTAAACTGAGTCTGTCGCCGCCCGCCGCTGGCGGGTTGGAAGTGAAGCCGAGGACGCCTGATGCACTTCAGGACCTCGGCTTCGCGCTTTCACCCCAGCTCGAGCGGAATCTCGAGAACGAGGTGCCCCATCGGATCGAGGAAACTACGGTCTCCGTCGCCGTGAGCGGCCGCAGCGGCGCCGGCGACAATGTCGGGGATCCACAGCAGGATCTCTCCGTCGATGCCGTTGTACGAGTGCGCGAAGTCGATCACCAGCGTCGGCCGCAGCACCCCGCTGCCTCTGAGGGCATCGACAAGTGCGCGATCTCGTCGATTGAGGCTGTCCGTGCGCCGGTCGAGCAGGACCAGCCCCACCGATAGTTGGTCAAGCTCCCACAGGAGGCGCTGCAGCGCGCCGCGGCGAGCCCGTTCCTGCCGGACGCTGTCCATCGGCTGAGCGATGACCACGACATGGAAGGCGTCCAAGCCAGACAGCCTGCGGACGGCCCTGAGTTGATCTCGCCGCTCCTCCAGACGCCAATGGAACCGACGCTTGCCGTGACCGAGATCGCCGAGGACCTCGCGGAGACCCTCGGCGTCGCCGAATCGGACGACCGCTGCCGCCAGAACGTAGATCCCGGATCCGTCCCGACGCTGCCGCATCGACTCGTCGACGTACGCGCACCATTGCACTCCGGAAACCCTATGCCACTACCGGGGAGTATCCGATCGTCCATTGTCAGCTGAGAGGTGGGTGGTGAAGGCGGTCATGTGGCGGCGTGCAAGCTCCTGGCGGATCGCCTCGTCGCTGTGCGGGTCGGTCTCGGTGGGGGCGATGGGTTCGCCCCGCACCACGACCATCGTGGGCTTGCGACGGAACAACCGGTCCAGCCCGGTCGGCTCGGTGAACCGGATCGACAACGGCACGATCGGTACGCGCGCCTGGGCGGCGAGGTGGAACGCGCCGCGTTTGAAGGGGCGCAGGGCCGTGTTGTAGGGCTCGAGTTCGCCTTCGGGGAAGAAGTGCACGAGGCGGCCCATGGCGAGGAAGAGTTCCAGCTCGCCGAAGAAGAGCGGCAACTTCGACAGTTCGGTGGGCACGGCGATGCCGCCGAGCAGCCGCACGAGCCAGCCGTACCAGCGGTTCTCGAGATTGATCGGGGCCGAGGTGACGACGATGCGGCGCGGGAACACGGCGATCGCGACCAGTGCGCTGTCCAGGAAGTGCACGTGGTTGCAGACCGTCAGCGCCCCGCCGGTCGGCCGGGTGCCGGTCCGGCGTTCCGCGCGTACGCCGAGGAGCAGGCGCGTCCACACGAACAGGGCGGGGATGGCGATCGCGTAGTAGAAGGCGATCGCCGCCAGCCGGTAGGGCCAGTGGGCGTACCCGGCCGGGTTCTCCGGTGGGTCGCCGGCTTTGGCGTACACCCGCTCGATCGCCTTGATGCTGCGATCCACTTCATAGAGGTCGCCGAGCTGGGCGTACGCCGCAGACGCCGCGGCTCGGGCGGCCGGATGCTCGATCCAGTAGTCGATCCGGTCGGCGAGCGAGGCGGGGTCGCCGGCGCTGAAGAGGTTCTCCGGGCTGAGCGCGAACTGGCCGGTCGCACTCCGCGGGCTGTCGGAGATGACTGGCACGAGCCCGCAGGAGAACGCCTCCATGCAGGACAGCCCCTCGATCTCCACGTCGGAGGCGTGCACGTAGAGGTCGCAGGTGCGGATGAGGTCGATCAACTCGTCCTGGGCGTAGTAGCCGAATCGGGCCGGGATCGGGAGCTTGGCGGCCAGCCGGCGCAGGCGCTTCTCGGTCGGCCCGTGTCCGGCGAAGCAGACCTGGACACGGTCGGCGTGACGGGCCCGGCGAACGGCCCGGATCAGCACGTCCTGGCGCTTCTCCGGCGAGAACCGGCCCACCATGAGTATCCGGAACGGCTCGGAACCGCCGGACCCCGAGGAGCCGAGAGACCCCGAGGAGCCGACGGACGCCGGAGGGCCGGGGCCGCCGGCCGACGACACGCGGTCGGGCGGGAAAGACCGGAAGGGACGGAACGCCGGGTCCACCCCGTTGGAGATCACGTGGAGCCGGGCCCGATACCCGTGACGGCGGAGCTGGGCGGCGATGAACGTCGACGGGCAGTGGATGTCGGCGAAGCGGCCGTAGAAGGTGAGCCGCAGCAGGAGGTACACGAGGTGCGCGGCCGGGCGGAACCAGCCCAGCCCGATGTTGTAGGTGACGTTCTCGGGCTGGATGTGGAACGCGGCGATGGCCGGTACGCCCAGCTCGCGCGCGATCCGTTCGGCGGCCCGGCCCAACGCCCATGGCTGGTAGATGTGGACGACGTCGGCGCCTTTGACGGCTGTGGTCAGCACTTCCCGGTCCGGCTTGGCGAACAGGGTGTTCTGCCGGTGGGCGAGCCGGGACGCGATCGGCACCACGAGTTCCGGGAGGTAGAAGACCTCCAGCCCGTCGAGCGCCGGATCACCCGGTTCAGCTGGGTCGCCAGGGTCGCCGGGTTCGCCGGGTTCGCCGCAGGTCACCACGCGTACCGTGTGGCCGCGCGCGAGCAGCGCGGCGGCGAACCGGGTCGCCGACATGGTGGTCCCGTTGTTGTTGATGTTGAACGTGTCGATGACCAGTGTGATGATCATTGGCGCGCCGCTGCCCCCCGGGTCTCCCCGCCGGCCAGGCCGCCGGCCGACCTGGTCTCCTCACTCTCGACTACCGGAGGCGGCCGCAGGCGGCGAACGGCTCAACTGGCGACGGCGGCCGCAGACGTCCACAAGCATCCACAGGCGGCGGACCGCCCCGCCCGGCCGAGTTTTGCGGCGGACGATCTCCCTGCACGCTTCGCCGGAAATCCGCATTGAATGAGGGGGATCTGACGATATAAGGCGAGCCTTGCCCTGCGAGTCACTACATTGCGAAGAAAGTGTGGATTTGACCCGGGGGGACGTATGACCAGAGAGTTCAACGGCCGGATCGCGCTGGACATCCGGGACTCGGTCCCCGACTGGGCGGCCTTCCTGCCCGACAAGGCACCGCAGGGCGCCCCGAACGTGCTGGTCGTGCTCTACGACGACACCGGCTGCGCCGCCTGGTCGCCGTACGGCGGCCGGATCCAGATGCCCACCATGCAGCGGCTGGCCGACAACGGGCTGACCTACTCCCAGTGGCACACCACGGCACTGTGCTCCCCCACCCGGTCCACCTTCCTGACCGGGCGCAACCACCACATGAACGGCTTCGCCTCGATCTCGGAGTCGTCGACCGGCTTCCCGGGGTACAGCTCCCACATCCCGCCGTCGTGCGCGCCGATGGCGGGCGTACTGCGGGACGCGGGGTGGTCCACCTTCTGGGTGGGCAAGAACCACAACGTGCCGGTCGACGCCTGGACGATGGGGGCGTCGAAGAAGGAGTGGCCGCTCGGCATGGGCTACGACCGGTTCTACGGCTTCATCGGCGGCGAGACCAACCAGTGGTTCCCCGACCTGGCCGAGGACAACCACTACATCGACCAGCCCTACAAGCCCGAGGACGGCTACCACCTGTCTAAGGACCTGGCGGACAAGGCGCTGCAGTTCATCCGGGACGCCAAGCAGTCCGAGCCGGACAAGCCCTGGTACCTGTGGTTCTGCCCGGGGGCCAACCACGCCCCGCACCACGCCCCGCAGGACTACATCGACAAGTACAAGGGCGTCTTCGACGACGGCTACGAGGCGTACCGGGAATGGGTCCTGGCGCGCATGATCGAGAAGGGCATCCTGCCCGCCGACACCGAGCTGACCGAGATCAACCCGATGACCGAGGGCACCTTCGCCCCCGCCGACGCGGTACGCCCCTGGGACTCGCTCTCCGCCGAGGAGAAGCAGCTGTTCTGCCGGATGGCCGAGGTGTACGCGGCGTTCTCGGAGTACACCGACGCGCAGGTCGGCCGGATCGTGGACTACCTCGAATCGTCCGGGCAGCTCGACAACACGATCATCTTCTACTGCGCCGACAACGGGGCGTCCGGCGAGGGCAGCCCGAACGGCTCGGTGAACGAGGGCAAGTTCTTCAACAACTGGCCGGACACCATGGCGGAGAATCTCAAGCACCTGAACGACCTCGGTACGCCCAACACCTACAACCACTACCCGACGGGCTGGGCGGCGGCGTTCTCCACGCCCTACCGGATGTTCAAGCGCTACGTCTACCAGGGCGGGGTGTGCGACCCGCTGGTGATCCACTGGCCGGCCGGGATGAAGGCCCGCGGCGAGGTACGCCACCAGTACCACCACAGCACCGACATCGTCCCGACGATCCTCGACGTGTGCGGGGTGACCATGCCCGAGGTCGTGAACGGGGTCGAGCAGACGCCGCTCGCCGGGGTGTCGATGCGGTACAGCTTCGACGGCGCCGACGCGCCCACCCGCAAGGAGACGCAGTACTACGAGATGTTCGGCAACCGGGGCATCTGGCGCAAGGGCTGGAAGGCCGTCACCGAGCACGGGCCGATCCTCGGCAAGGGGGCCTTCGACAAGGACCGGTGGCAGCTGTTCCACACCGACGTGGACCGATCCGAGGCGCACGACCTGGCGGCCGAGCATCCCGAGAAGGTCAAGGAGCTGGCCGACCTGTGGATGGCCGAGGCCAAGGCCAACAACGTGCTGCCGCTCAACGACCTCGCGGCCGCCGGCAAGGACCTGCAGGAGTTCCTGGCGCTGGAGTTCCACGTCCCGGTGCCGCCGTCGGGTCAGTACGTCTACTACCCGGGCACCAGTGAGGTTCCCGAACGGTCGGCGGCCAACGTCCACGCCGTGTCCTACAAGGTGCTCGCCGAGATCGACGTCGCGGACCGCGCCGAGGGCGTCATCTTCGCCGCCGGTTCACGGTTCGGCGGGCATTCCCTGTTCATCAAGGACGGGACGCTGACGTACGCGTACAACTTCCTCGGGATCCCGCCGGAGACCAGGATCTCCGCCCCGGCGCCCGGCCCCGGCAAGCACATCGTCGGCGTCGAGTTCACCAAGGAACGCACCGGTGAGCGCATGGAGTCCTACGGCCCGTGCAAGCTCTACATCGACGATCAGGTGGTCGCCGAGCAGGAGCTGCGGACGATGACGGGCCACTTCGCACTGTGCGGCGAGGGACTGTGCATCGGCTACGACGGCGGCGACGCGGTCAGCTCCGAGTACACGCCCCGGTTCGAGTTCACCGGGGGCGAGATCGTCAAGGTCGTCTTCGACGTCGCCGACGACGCGTACGTAGACGTCGAGCAGCATCTCGCGGCGGCGATGGCCCGAGACTGACGACAGCCCGATGACGCAGCTGCACGACGTACGCCGGTCGCCGGGTCGCGCCGAAATGGCGACGATCCCCGGCGGCCGGTTCACCATGGGGTCCGACCGGCACTATCCGGAGGAGGCCCCGGCGCATCCGGTCGAGGTCGGCCCGTTCCTGCTCGACACGCATCCGGTCACCAACGCCCGGTACGCCGAGTTCGTCGCGGCGACCGGGCACGTGACGCTCGCCGAGCGCGCGCCCGATCCGGCCGACTATCCGGGCGCGGATCCGGCGTTGCTCGTCCCCGCGTCGGCGGTGTTCACCCCGCCGGGGCATCCGGTCGATCTGCGGGACGCGTACCAGTGGTGGTCGCATGTGCCGGGCGCGGATTGGCGGCATCCTCGCGGCCCGCGGTCCAATCTGTCCGAACTGGATGATCATCCGGTGGTGCATCTCGCCTACGCCGACGCGGAGGCTTACGCCCAGTGGGCCGGCAAGCGGCTGCCGACCGAGGCGGAGTGGGAGTTCGCCGCGCGCGGCGGCCACGACGGCCGCGAATACGCCTGGGGTGACGAGCTGACGCCGGGCGGAGTGCATCTCGCGAATGTCTGGCAGGGCGCGTTTCCGCACGTCAACGACGAGGCGGACGGCTGGTACTGGACCTCGCCGGTCGGGTCGTATCCCGCGAACGACTATGGGCTGGCCGATCTGATCGGCAACGTCTGGGAGTGGACGGCCGACTGGTGGTCGGCGCATCGACCGGCGACGACGCCGTCGTGCTGCGGCACGCCCGCGCCCCGCCACAACCCGACCGGCGGCAAGGCGGCGCTCAGCGTCGACCCTGGCGCGCCGCTCGGCGAACGCCTCCCACGCAAGGTCATGAAGGGCGGCTCCTACCTCTGCGCGCCCAGCTACTGCCGTCGCTACCGCCCGGCCGCGCGGCTGCCCCAGACCGTCGACACCAGCACCTGCCATCTCGGCTTCCGCTGCGCCGCCGACCTCGGATGACGCCGCTCTTCCCCACGCTTCGCGGCTACCAGCGAGGGTGGCTGCGCGCCGACGTCCTCGCCGGGCTCGCCGCCGGCGCCGTCGTGGTCCCGCAGGCGATGGCCTACGCCACCATCGCCGGTCTGCCGGTCCAGGTCGGTCTCTACACGTGCATGATTCCCATGCTCTTGTACGCCGTACTGGGCGGATCGAGAGTGTTGAGCACGTCCACCACCTCCACGATCGCCACGCTGACCGCGTCGACGATGGCCGCCGCCGGGGTGGCCGCGGGCTCGACGAGCGCGCTCGCGACCTTGACCGTCGAGGTCGGCCTGCTGTTGCTCGGCGGCTGGCTGCTCCGGCTGGGGGCGTTGGTGGAGAACATCTCCACCCCGGTGCTCGTCGGCGTGAAGACCGGCGTCGGGCTGGTCGTCGCCGTCGGGCAACTCCCGAAACTGCTGGGCATCGACGTGTCCTTGGCGGGTGGCTTCTTCGCCCAGCTCAACACGGTCGTGTCCCACCTCGGCGACGCGAACTCGACGACGATCGCCCTCTCGGCGGTCCTGCTCATCGTGCTCGTGGGGGCCGGATGGCTGCTGCCTCGCGTACCCGCGCCGTTGGTCGCGGTCGTGCTCGCGCTGCTCGCCAGCGTCCTGCTGGATCTGCCGTCGCGGGGCGTCGCCTTGATCGCCCCTGTGCCCAGCGGTCTGCCGGTGCCGGACCTACCCGGGTTCGCCCACTCCGCGGCGATGTTGCCGGGCGCGATCGCCATCGCCTTCATGGTGTTCATGGAAAGCCTGTCGGTCGGCCGGGCGATGCGGAAACCGAGCGAACCGGCGCTCGACAACGACCGGGAACTGCTGGCCGCCGGGGCTGCCGGCACGGCGGGTGCGTTCTTCGGCGCGATGCCGTCGGCCGGCGGCTTCTCGCAGACGGCGGTCAACGACCGGGCCGGCGCGCGTACGCAGGCCGCCCAGCTCGTGACCATCGCGCTCGCGGTGGCGGTCGCCTTGTGGCTGGCCCCGGTCCTGGACGAGCTACCGCAGGCGGCCTTGGCCGCGATGGTCCTCGTCGCCGTGCTCGGGCTGATCAAGCCGGCCGACTTCGCTCGCCTGGCCCGCATCGACCGCATCGAGTTCTGGATCGCCGCTGCGACCGCGTTCGTCGGCCTCACCGCCGGCCTGCTCGCCGCCGTCGCGGTCGGCATCGGGGCGACCCTCATCCTCGTCCTGCGAGAGTTGAATCGGGTGGCGATCGACGAGGAGAGCGCCGATCCGTTGGTGCTGCGGGTCGGTTCCGGCCTCTACACCGCCAACGTCCGGGTGGCCCAGTCGCAGATCCTCGACGCCGTCGGGCGGCATCCGGGGCAGCGGTCGGTGACGCTCGACATGCCCCGCCAGCGCACCTTCACCGTCACCGTGCTCGACGCGCTGCACGAACTGTCGGACCAGCTCGGGCGCGACGGAGTCGAGTTGCGGATCGCCGGCCTACCGGCGGCCGCAGTGGACGTCGCACGGCGTACCCGTTGGTGGAAAGGCTGGGAGGACGCGGGCCGGGTGGCGGCGACGGTGGCCGAGGCTACGCGGCGTCGGCCCTGAGGAAGCTGCCCGCAGAGCCGCGGGTGTGCAGCCAGGCGGGCAGGACCGCGGTGGCCGCGACCGCGAGCAGGATGACGAGCGACGCGGCGGCCACCCAACCCATCGGCGGCAGATTCATCTCGATGCTGACCGACCAGTAGAGGACGAGTCCGGCCGGGATGCCGAGCAGGAGCCCGGGCAGCGCGGCGAGCGACTGTGCGACGCACAGTGCGGTGACGACCTGGCCGGGCGTCGCGCCGAGGGAACGCACGACCGTCAGCGTCCGCCGCGCTTGGGCCGCCGCGCTCCAGCCGAGCACCAGTGTGTTCAAAATGGACAGTACGCCGAGCGCGACCGTGATGGCGAGGAGCGCGCGGCTGAGTTGAGCGGCGCGGATGTCGGCGAGCGTCGACGTGCCGAAGTCGAGCTCCTTCACCGGTACGGACCGGAAGGTGAGGAGGCCGGTGATCATGGCGGCGATGGCGGCCGTGCCGAACGCGGCCGACACGGCCCGGCCGGGGCGACGGGCGAACAGCCGTACGCCGAGCAGCAACGACGTGGGCAGGTACGCCGTCGCCGAGGTGATCCCCGACGGATGCGCCGGCGCGGACGCGGCGTCGGTCAGCGCCTGCACGGTGCTCCGCCGCGCGGCAC
This genomic interval carries:
- a CDS encoding glycosyltransferase, which codes for MIITLVIDTFNINNNGTTMSATRFAAALLARGHTVRVVTCGEPGEPGDPGDPAEPGDPALDGLEVFYLPELVVPIASRLAHRQNTLFAKPDREVLTTAVKGADVVHIYQPWALGRAAERIARELGVPAIAAFHIQPENVTYNIGLGWFRPAAHLVYLLLRLTFYGRFADIHCPSTFIAAQLRRHGYRARLHVISNGVDPAFRPFRSFPPDRVSSAGGPGPPASVGSSGSLGSSGSGGSEPFRILMVGRFSPEKRQDVLIRAVRRARHADRVQVCFAGHGPTEKRLRRLAAKLPIPARFGYYAQDELIDLIRTCDLYVHASDVEIEGLSCMEAFSCGLVPVISDSPRSATGQFALSPENLFSAGDPASLADRIDYWIEHPAARAAASAAYAQLGDLYEVDRSIKAIERVYAKAGDPPENPAGYAHWPYRLAAIAFYYAIAIPALFVWTRLLLGVRAERRTGTRPTGGALTVCNHVHFLDSALVAIAVFPRRIVVTSAPINLENRWYGWLVRLLGGIAVPTELSKLPLFFGELELFLAMGRLVHFFPEGELEPYNTALRPFKRGAFHLAAQARVPIVPLSIRFTEPTGLDRLFRRKPTMVVVRGEPIAPTETDPHSDEAIRQELARRHMTAFTTHLSADNGRSDTPR
- a CDS encoding arylsulfatase; translated protein: MTREFNGRIALDIRDSVPDWAAFLPDKAPQGAPNVLVVLYDDTGCAAWSPYGGRIQMPTMQRLADNGLTYSQWHTTALCSPTRSTFLTGRNHHMNGFASISESSTGFPGYSSHIPPSCAPMAGVLRDAGWSTFWVGKNHNVPVDAWTMGASKKEWPLGMGYDRFYGFIGGETNQWFPDLAEDNHYIDQPYKPEDGYHLSKDLADKALQFIRDAKQSEPDKPWYLWFCPGANHAPHHAPQDYIDKYKGVFDDGYEAYREWVLARMIEKGILPADTELTEINPMTEGTFAPADAVRPWDSLSAEEKQLFCRMAEVYAAFSEYTDAQVGRIVDYLESSGQLDNTIIFYCADNGASGEGSPNGSVNEGKFFNNWPDTMAENLKHLNDLGTPNTYNHYPTGWAAAFSTPYRMFKRYVYQGGVCDPLVIHWPAGMKARGEVRHQYHHSTDIVPTILDVCGVTMPEVVNGVEQTPLAGVSMRYSFDGADAPTRKETQYYEMFGNRGIWRKGWKAVTEHGPILGKGAFDKDRWQLFHTDVDRSEAHDLAAEHPEKVKELADLWMAEAKANNVLPLNDLAAAGKDLQEFLALEFHVPVPPSGQYVYYPGTSEVPERSAANVHAVSYKVLAEIDVADRAEGVIFAAGSRFGGHSLFIKDGTLTYAYNFLGIPPETRISAPAPGPGKHIVGVEFTKERTGERMESYGPCKLYIDDQVVAEQELRTMTGHFALCGEGLCIGYDGGDAVSSEYTPRFEFTGGEIVKVVFDVADDAYVDVEQHLAAAMARD
- a CDS encoding 3-hydroxyacyl-CoA dehydrogenase NAD-binding domain-containing protein — its product is MSFPSEVVTHAKLRLTAVPGLDKPAAIITLDNGFDHTKPNTMGPGGLASLNAAIDEALAAQPAFVAVTGKPYIFCVGADITGIPAVTERSQAAEIEALGHQVYAKLRTAPVPTFAFVNGAAMGGGLELALHCQYRTLSAGAAALSLPEVSLGLIPGWGGSQLLPNLIGVVGAAQVIVQNPLMMNKQLRPKQAVELGIADALFEPADFLERSLLWAASVVTGQTTVERPEIDRDMWDAVVYFARTELDSKIHGASPAATKALDLLALAKDGVTEAGFAAEREAATDLIMSDELRAGIYSFDLVQRRAKRPAGAPDRSLARDVGKVGVVGAGLMASQLALLFARRLEVPVVITDLDQERVDKGLAYVQAEIAKSVAKGRLTELKAAKLRTLVTGTVDKAAGFADADFVIEAVFEELGVKKKVWAEIEEIVSPETILATNTSSLSVSAMGADLKHPERLVGFHFFNPVAVMPLLEIIRAEHTNDVTLATAFALGKQLKKSCVLVKDAPAFVFNRILTRFFGEIYNAIDLGTPLEVANTALDPLGLPMRPLELLQLVGPAVAAHVGKTMHVAYPERFKVSPSMEKIVAAGQPLLVDDEINPAVVELLAGGQTPLTSDEVRERALAALAEEIRIMLDEGVVADSADIDLCLILGGGWPFWLGGITPYLDRTGVSEKVTGRRFAPAGVATLPA
- a CDS encoding anthrone oxygenase family protein, with protein sequence MRTRTWVLGLATILSGLYAGFCVAYALTVMPGLAGTDDKTFVEAMRSVNEATPSVPFALIFAGPVVLGIAALVMHRAQRRTAILLAAALACSVATVAVTLLGNVPLNGQLTEAGDPAALREAFESPWVTFHLLRTALAISAFGLVAAASAGARERAGLALPA
- a CDS encoding MarR family winged helix-turn-helix transcriptional regulator, which translates into the protein MSDIGMPATVTFRLGTLGALVTDRFTAKIADLDLKPKHVGVLTALAAGPPASQQELAGLTGVAPSLMVTLADHLEAIGAIARTRDAGDRRRMVLTLTARGRKLLTQCAKLAQDLDAELTASLSADQRVQLATALGVLAGENGLPT
- a CDS encoding SulP family inorganic anion transporter, producing the protein MTPLFPTLRGYQRGWLRADVLAGLAAGAVVVPQAMAYATIAGLPVQVGLYTCMIPMLLYAVLGGSRVLSTSTTSTIATLTASTMAAAGVAAGSTSALATLTVEVGLLLLGGWLLRLGALVENISTPVLVGVKTGVGLVVAVGQLPKLLGIDVSLAGGFFAQLNTVVSHLGDANSTTIALSAVLLIVLVGAGWLLPRVPAPLVAVVLALLASVLLDLPSRGVALIAPVPSGLPVPDLPGFAHSAAMLPGAIAIAFMVFMESLSVGRAMRKPSEPALDNDRELLAAGAAGTAGAFFGAMPSAGGFSQTAVNDRAGARTQAAQLVTIALAVAVALWLAPVLDELPQAALAAMVLVAVLGLIKPADFARLARIDRIEFWIAAATAFVGLTAGLLAAVAVGIGATLILVLRELNRVAIDEESADPLVLRVGSGLYTANVRVAQSQILDAVGRHPGQRSVTLDMPRQRTFTVTVLDALHELSDQLGRDGVELRIAGLPAAAVDVARRTRWWKGWEDAGRVAATVAEATRRRP
- a CDS encoding PhzF family phenazine biosynthesis protein; translated protein: MTIVDACLRDGRGGSPTTVLAEAGLADAERRAIAIHNGTSHAVFVDVRQTDVALRFFTSAGELPACGHGTVAALAYLADRFGERDFQLRTRDRSFVGRATDHGYWFDAGPVDLREPAPAECDGVLAALGATPAGGLCVASVGRPRLLVPVATPTVLAGLTPDLDRLRTVCDHLGLLGCYVYSVPSGGRAAARMFAPSIGVPEDIANANSTSCLAAYLARDGEAAITVDMGDALGVPAAIEAEARRTGVWVGGAAALR
- a CDS encoding formylglycine-generating enzyme family protein, encoding MTQLHDVRRSPGRAEMATIPGGRFTMGSDRHYPEEAPAHPVEVGPFLLDTHPVTNARYAEFVAATGHVTLAERAPDPADYPGADPALLVPASAVFTPPGHPVDLRDAYQWWSHVPGADWRHPRGPRSNLSELDDHPVVHLAYADAEAYAQWAGKRLPTEAEWEFAARGGHDGREYAWGDELTPGGVHLANVWQGAFPHVNDEADGWYWTSPVGSYPANDYGLADLIGNVWEWTADWWSAHRPATTPSCCGTPAPRHNPTGGKAALSVDPGAPLGERLPRKVMKGGSYLCAPSYCRRYRPAARLPQTVDTSTCHLGFRCAADLG